The following proteins are co-located in the Carassius carassius chromosome 39, fCarCar2.1, whole genome shotgun sequence genome:
- the LOC132121042 gene encoding hemoglobin subunit alpha-like, with the protein MSLSANDKATVKAFWAKISPKADDIGNEALSRMLYVYPQTKTYFSHWSDLSPSSAPVKKHGKKIITGIGLAVEKIDDLFAGLLTLSELHAFQLRVDPANFRILSHNILVVLAMLFPDDFTPEAHLAMDKFLARLALALSDKYR; encoded by the exons ATGAGCCTCTCTGCTAACGACAAAGCAACTGTGAAGGCCTTCTGGGCTAAGATCTCCCCAAAGGCTGATGATATCGGAAATGAGGCGTTGTCCAG AATGCTCTATGTCTACCCTCAGACCAAGACCTACTTCTCTCACTGGAGTGACCTGAGCCCCAGCTCTGCTCCTGTGAAGAAGCATGGAAAGAAGATCATCACTGGAATTGGTTTGGCTGTTGAGAAAATCGATGACCTCTTTGCCGGCCTGCTTACTCTTAGCGAGCTGCATGCCTTTCAGCTGAGAGTCGATCCTGCTAACTTCAGG ATCCTGTCCCACAACATTCTTGTGGTGCTGGCCATGCTCTTCCCTGATGACTTTACACCTGAAGCCCACCTGGCCATGGACAAGTTCCTTGCAAGACTGGCCTTGGCTTTGTCTGACAAATATCGTTAA
- the hbae4 gene encoding hemoglobin subunit alpha-D-like — protein sequence MLSNTEKELIVQIWDKMIPVAEDIGSEALLRMFTTFPKTKTYFSHLDISPRSEHLRCHGKKIVQALAEGARNISTLTTTLAPLSRFHAYQLRIHPTNFKLLNHCILVTLACFMGENFTPVAHAAIDKYLSAFSAVLAEKFR from the exons ATGCTCTCGAACACCGAAAAAGAGTTGATTGTACAGATATGGGACAAAATGATTCCAGTGGCAGAAGATATTGGATCTGAGGCTCTTCTAAG GATGTTCACAACGTTCCCCAAAACAAAGACATACTTCTCTCATCTAGACATCAGCCCCCGTTCAGAGCATTTGCGCTGCCACGGGAAGAAAATCGTCCAGGCTTTAGCCGAAGGTGCGAGGAACATAAGCACACTTACTACAACTCTGGCACCGCTTAGCAGGTTCCATGCCTATCAACTGCGAATACATCCTACAAACTTCAAG CTTCTCAATCATTGCATTCTTGTGACATTAGCCTGCTTTATGGGTGAAAACTTCACTCCAGTTGCACACGCGGCGATAGACAAGTATCTTTCGGCATTCTCAGCGGTTTTAGCCGAGAAGTTCCGATGA
- the LOC132121043 gene encoding hemoglobin subunit beta-2-like, which yields MVVWTDQERAYIQDIFSKLNYEDAGPKALQRTLIVYPWTQRYFTSFGNLYNAEAIMSNSKVAAHGVVVLHGLDRAMKNMDDIKKTYAELSVLHSEKLHVDPDNFRLLADCLTIVIAATMGTSFTADVQAAWQKFLAVVVSALCRQYH from the exons ATGGTTGTGTGGACCGACCAGGAGCGTGCCTACATCCAGGACATTTTCAGCAAGCTGAATTATGAGGACGCTGGCCCCAAAGCTTTGCAGAG GACCTTGATTGTGTATCCCTGGACCCAGCGGTACTTCACAAGTTTTGGAAACCTGTACAATGCGGAGGCCATCATGTCCAATTCAAAGGTGGCAGCCCACGGAGTTGTTGTGCTCCATGGGCTTGACAGAGCCATGAAGAATATGGATGATATCAAGAAAACCTATGCTGAACTCAGCGTGCTGCACTCCGAGAAACTGCATGTGGATCCTGACAACTTTAGG CTGCTGGCTGACTGCCTGACCATCGTGATTGCGGCGACTATGGGTACCTCTTTCACAGCTGACGTGCAGGCTGCCTGGCAGAAGTTCCTCGCTGTTGTCGTCTCTGCCCTGTGCAGACAGTATCATTAA